The window acttcaaaaagattttattaatatttatttctagTGAAATGTGAACAAATCCAAAACTTAAATGACAAcatttataagtaaataaaaaaataggattctaaattaatagaatagataatatTTATGTGtcattttatgataaaaactacaaaaatgTTATTAATGGATTTCCCAtgtaaaacacacacacacccaTTTTACAATAGTTACaataagccaaaaaaaaaaaaaaaaaactggcaCGATAAGGAAAAAAACACACCCCTAAATAGGACATGCCCATTGGCTTTTACCATCACTAGGAAGTACAGTGTCCCCAACTGTATCAAGTAACAAATAACGAGATTTTCATACGAGTTACATTTCAGATTCTCTCATCTATCAATGAGAGCGACACATCGTAGATAACGTTTTCTTTCTAGCTAAAATACAAAAACGAAATTATTGAGTTCTCAAAGCTTCTCCTCTCTTCCTCCGCCCATCTCGGCTTTGCTTCCTCCGGTGAGGCGTTTAAAATGGCGGCAGCCTTACCTTTATCTCCGGTTAGCCATCAGTTATGTCGGAGAAGCAACAGGTTCTGGTACAACGCTTTGACTCCCAGGTTCTGTTCGCCGGTTTTCTCGACTACTTCTCCCTGTCTCATCGGCGTGAAAGGAATCGGCTCGTCGAGTCAGTTACGGCCACGCCACCCTCTGATCTCTTCAGCGGCTTCGACTGATTATCTATTGCATGACGTCGGAGCCACGGTGGCAGTTCTTGGTGGAGCCTACGCGCTTGTCTTACTCTTCGAGAGTCTCACGAAGCGAGACGTGATTCCACAGGTCTCTCTTTTAATCGCTTTTTAATGATCTAATTAAACTCTTGAAGTTCGAGTTATACtttattttcttgttcttgACCAAATTTATGGGACTTAAAACAATTTCAGATTAAAAACTATatgatcaaatatttttttaataagaatcGGAGCTGAATGATTTATACAATatattcatttaaattttgagGACAAAAACTAATGTTTCATTTCGTTATAGTGTTACAAAACTGATGTTGTAATACTTAGGAACAGGAACAACACTagactttttttattttcttggtaAACAGTGATACCTAATAAGAAGAAACAATGGACTTTGATTCTCTAATAACTTTTCTATAATTCTTGAATTATTTTGGATTAAACAGAGATTGAGCAGAAAGCTTGTGCATATACTCTCAGGTCTGCTTTTCGTACTCTCGTGGCCAATCTTCAGGTATTCCTTTGCAGCAAACGAAACCTCTCTAAACCCTTTAAAACTTCAGCATCATGAttgctttttttctttcatgtttaaTTAAGTTTAGCGCATCAACGGAGGCTCGATACTTTGCTGCTTTTGTTCCGTTAGTGAATGGCCTAAGGCTTGTTGTCAATGGATTATCTGTCTCCCCTAACTCCACGCTAATCCAATCCGTCACTAGGGAAGGACGACCAGAGTAAGTTGTTGTTTTGTTCGTTCTCCAAACTCTGATGATTTTCAACAATCTTATGACCGACACACTTCTTGTTTTTTCCAACCAACCTGTCCCCCAGAGAGTTGCTTAAAGGTCCATTGTTCTACGTTCTAGCCCTTCTCGTTGCTGCGGTTTTCTTCTGGAGAGATTCTCCTACCGGTATGATCTCGCTGGCAATGATGTGTGGTGGCGACGGTAACATTTCTTATCTTTTGTTAATCTCTTTTGGGGGTGAAGAATCCATAATCATCATATTTATAACAAAACTTAATGTACTAAAATACTAGAAACTTTAAACTAATTCAAATATGATGATTACtaataaacaataataattatacactaggttaagatccgtgccttgcgcgggatgaacattatatatataaattattttatatactatatgtttataacatactatgaaataataaatatatattgaataattaaaaagtcattatctactacttatataattaaattgatgcgaacatataaataaattttataaatcgaaaaaatatttttttctatttgatataatatataattaaatttaaatgatagtaacatatatatggtatattttaatattaatatttattagatgatgttttttgcttatatttttttatatcatttgtatctgttatagcaaaaagtctaaattagtgataacaaaatttttactgtgagattaatggtttaagtaatttataatattttaaaaaattaagttgtcaatattttttcaaattttctatcaaaaaaatgttcaatgtaaatttcagaattaagatatttatgtatttttatatggcatatagtttaatttaaaatgatacatatatttatatatctattataattgatacttattaaatgagactttcaacttatattattttttaattatttgtatcatgtcataacaaaagttttaaatcatagatcacaaaatttgaatgtgaaacttttaacagttttagtaatttatactcgtttttaaaaaattcaaaatataatatataataattttttttaatttttattatatggttactatgattgtttaatttattttaatatcttaaaattaaacaaatataattataatacatacttatttttatcaaatctttattattcaaaatcattaattgtcatatatactttagccacattagtcAATtacgtaatcttatttaaggaaataatgaaacacagtaataatgtatttattgtggtttaataaaaagcttattatatatttagatagaccaatttatttctctaaggattctaagaattaTTCTAGTGATGATACGTggatacaaaaaaatgttgcaatgcttctcaaataatatataggggatttttGTCATCTATAATAGCTATCAGTTATAATTTTGTTAACTATATACacacataaatatattaacttattGCGAAAATGTATAATTTGTAGGAATAGCTGATATCATGGGACGTAAGTACGGATCATACAAGATACCTTACAACCCAAGAAAGAGCTTGGCGGGAAGCATCTCCATGTTCATATTCGGCTTCTTCATCTCCATCGGGTCAAAAAAGCACCAAACCCACAATTAGTGAATTATTCATTC of the Brassica rapa cultivar Chiifu-401-42 chromosome A03, CAAS_Brap_v3.01, whole genome shotgun sequence genome contains:
- the LOC103855573 gene encoding phytol kinase 1, chloroplastic; the encoded protein is MAAALPLSPVSHQLCRRSNRFWYNALTPRFCSPVFSTTSPCLIGVKGIGSSSQLRPRHPLISSAASTDYLLHDVGATVAVLGGAYALVLLFESLTKRDVIPQRLSRKLVHILSGLLFVLSWPIFSASTEARYFAAFVPLVNGLRLVVNGLSVSPNSTLIQSVTREGRPEELLKGPLFYVLALLVAAVFFWRDSPTGMISLAMMCGGDGIADIMGRKYGSYKIPYNPRKSLAGSISMFIFGFFISIGLLYYYSSLGYLHMNWETTFTRVAIVSLVATLVESLPITDQIDDNVSVPLATILAAYLSFGY